From the genome of Colletotrichum higginsianum IMI 349063 chromosome 4, whole genome shotgun sequence, one region includes:
- a CDS encoding Glucosidase II beta subunit-like protein, with product MRQSYSLVLVGTFLCAAAPVSATSLPRGVGPEFAKFFEAKETFSCIGHPEVKLSIKQVNDNSCDCPDGSDEPGTAACAYLDPLSPPQPFAGSLTGTTNTTNALPGFWCANGGHIGAYVPFTFVNDGHCDYDVCCDGTEEYSGVGGVKCENKCAEIGKEYRRIEAARTDAIDKAAKRRKTMAKESRELRRRVEAKVNTLKDEVKDLETRKDELEQKLHEIERSEKGKVVKGEGSGGKLGTLLSLAKTRVTELRETLEDVVAHRDELQNKVKELEGILSRFKEEYNPNFNDEGVKRAVKGWEDYAANLANEALPDGLEADIKEVLVEDSETSGINWKEFEEDEVSDTDILYNFEAYLPDAVREFVHGKLLSLRVWMIENGLIADNNQAGAESRLVKAAREAFNSANSDLLDKKRQLEAEEKDLEKDYGIDDIFRVLKNKCVSTELGEYEYELCWMDKTNQKSKKGGGNTNMGNFVRIDKEMADDEERIDGKSLGQGLRMVLRYENGQGCWNGPQRRTDVWLACSETEELWKVSESEKCVYKMEVGTPAACDELLEPPKAKGKDEL from the exons ATGCGTCAAAGCTACAGCTTGGTGCTTGTTGGCACCTTCCTGTGTGCTGCTGCACCTGTCTCGGCCACTAGCCTGCCGAGAGGTGTTGGCCCTGAAT TTGCCAAGTTcttcgaggccaaggagaccTTCTCTTGCATCGGCCACCCTGAGGTGAAGCTTAGCATCAAGCAAGTCAACGACAACTCCTGCGACTGCCCCGATGGCTCCGATGAGCCCGGCACTGCGGCCTGTGCCTATCTCgaccccctctcccccccgcAGCCCTTTGCCGGCTCCCTGACTGGtaccaccaacaccaccaatGCCCTACCTGGCTTCTGGTGCGCCAACGGCGGCCACATCGGCGCCTACGTCCCCTTCACATTCGTCAACGACGGCCACTGCGACTACGACGTCTGCTGCGACGGCACCGAGGAGTACAGCGGTGTTGGAGGCGTCAAGTGCGAGAACAAGTGCGCCGAGATCGGCAAGGAGTACCGCCGCATCGAGGCCGCGCGcaccgacgccatcgacaaGGCGGCTAAGAGACGCAAGACGATGGCCAAGGAGTCTCGCGAgcttcgccgccgcgtcgaggccaaggtcaacacCCTCAAGGACGAAGTCAAGGATCTCGAGACCCGTAAAGATGAGCTTGAACAGAAGCTTCACGAGATCGAGCGTTCCGAGAAGggcaaggtcgtcaaggGCGAGGGCTCTGGTGGAAAGCTCGGCACCTTGCTGAGCCTGGCTAAGACTCGCGTGACCGAGCTTCGCGAGAccctcgaggacgtcgttGCCCACCGCGACGAGCTCCAGAACAAGGTTaaggagctcgagggcaTTCTCAGCCGCTTCAAGGAGGAGTACAACCCCAACTTCAACGACGAGGGTGTCAAGCGCGCCGTCAAGGGCTGGGAGGACTACGCCGCCAACCTCGCCAACGAGGCACTTCCCGATGGCCTGGAGGCCGATATCAAGGaggtccttgtcgaggactCCGAGACCTCGGGCATCAACTGGAAGGAgttcgaggaggacgaggtctCCGACACCGACATCC TCTACAACTTCGAGGCCTACCTCCCTGACGCAGTCCGCGAGTTCGTCCATGGAAAGCTCCTCTCCCTACGGGTGTGGATGATCGAGAACGGCCTTATCGCTGATAACAACcaagccggcgccgagtcTCGCCTCGTCAAGGCTGCCCGCGAGGCCTTCAACTCGGCCAACAGCGATCTGTTGGACAAGAAGCGCCAgctggaggccgaggagaaggacctTGAGAAGGATTACGGTATCGACGATATCTTCCGTGTGCTGAAGAACAAGTGCGTCAGCACCGAGCTCGGCGAGTACGAGTACGAGCTTTGCTGGATGGATAAGACCAACCAGAAGTCtaagaagggcggcggcaacaccAACATGGGCAACTTCGTCCGTATCGACAAGGAGATggcagacgacgaggagcgcaTCGACGGCAAGAGCCTTGGCCAGGGCCTCCGTATGGTCCTTCGCTACGAGAACGGCCAGGGTTGCTGGAATGGCCCGCAGAGACGCACCGACGTCTGGCTCGCCTGCAGCGAGACGGAGGAGCTCTGGAAGGTCTCGGAGTCGGAGAAGTGCGTCTACAAGATGGAGGTCGGTACACCCGCCGCCTGCGACGAGCTGCTTGAGCCtcccaaggccaagggcaaggatgAGTTGTAG